The genome window GTGACATAGTGTCACCCGACTGTATATGGTTCACTGACGTTCCACGAACTCGGATGAGTTCAGTGGACGTCTGGATCGCACGTATACACGGTTGTCATTGAATCGCCCCGGGTGTGACGGGGCGTTCGTCGAACCCTTCCCATCCGCGGTTTCCCGGGATGGTGCATCGGTCGTCGTGTCCGAACCGAGTCGCGTCTCCCACTTAAGGGGACGGATTCGCTTCGGACGGACATGGACTCACTGGGATTCGAACCCAGGGCATCCTCCTTGCAAGGGAGGCACTCTACCGCTGAGCTATGAGCCCACCTTCCCTCTCGGGAAGGTTCTCGCGTGTTGTGTGAGCCGTGGTCGTTCTAAAGTGTCCAAGCCGGTGGGTGGGCGGACGGGACACAGTCCAATGCGAATGAGTAGTGACCGTCGTGGTGACGGTCGTAAGGTGAGCTCGCCCAGGGGGCGAGTCTCGGGTCGGTGGAGGTGATCCAGCCGCAGATTCCCCTACGGCTACCTTGTTACGACTTAAGCCCCCTTGCGAAGCCCAGATTCGACGTTCGTGGAACGCCTCATCCGGACCTCACTCGGGTGCTTTGACGGGCGGTGTGTGCAAGGAGCAGGGACGTATTCACCGCGCGCTTGTGACACGCGATTACTACCGAATCCAGCTTCATGTGGGCGAGTTGCAGCCCACAATCCGAACTACGATCGAGTTTCTGAGATTACCGTCTCCTTTCGGAGTTGGAACCCTTTGTCTCGACCATTGTAGCCCGCGTGTTGCCCAGCACATTCGGGGCATACTGACCTACCGTTGCCCGTTCCTTCCTCCGTGTTAGCCACGGCGGTCCCCCTACTGTCCCCAGCTACCTCGCGGTACTGCTGGCAAGTAAGGGTGCGGGTCTCGCTCGTTGCCTGACTTAACAGGACGCCTCACGGTACGAGCTGACGGCGGCCATGCACCTCCTCTCTGAGGCTCGGATAAGGTCATCAACCTGATCGTCATTACCACAGTCGATGCTGGTGAGATGTCCGGCGTTGAGTCCAATTAAACCGCAGGCTCCTCCGGTTGTAGTGCTCCCCCGCCAATTCCTTTAAGTTTCATCCTTGCGGACGTACTTCCCAGGCGGTCTGCTTAGCGGCTTCCCTACGGCACAGCACCCACTCGTAGTGGGAGCCACACCTAGCAGACATTGTTTACGGCCAGGACTACCCGGGTATCTAATCCGGTTCGAGACCCTGGCTTTCGTCCCTCACTGTCGGATCCGTTCTCGCGACGTGCTTTCGCCATCGGCGGTCCGTCCAGGATTACGGGATTTCACTCCTACCCCGGACGTACCCGTCGCGCCTTCCGGTCCCAAGCCACGCAGTTTCTACCGGGCGCCCACCTGTTGAGCAGGTGGATTTCCCGATGGACTTGCGCGGCCAGCTACGGACGCTTTAGGCCCAATAAGATCGGCCATCACTTGGGCTGCCGGTATTACCGCGGCGGCTGGCACCGGTCTTGCCCAGCCCTTATTCTGGTACCACCTTACGGTACCGAAAAGCACAGGCGCTATGCCTGTGCACTTGGGATCCCCCTATCGCACTGTCGTGCAGTGTAAAGGTTTCGCGCCTGCTGCGCCCCGTAGGGCCCGGAATCTTGTCTCAGATTCCGTCTCCGGGTTCTCACTCTCATGACCCGTACCGATTATTGGCACGGTGGGCCGTTACCCCACCGTCTACCTAATCGGCCGCAGCCACATCCTTCGGCGCCGGAGCGTTTGACATACCACTCATTCCAGTGGTGGTATGAGATACACTATTAGCCTCAGTTTCCCGAGGGTATCGTGTTCCGAAGGGTAGTTTGGCCACGTGTTACTGAGCTATTCGCCACGAGTCTGAACTCGTGCGACTAGCATGGCTAAATCGGATCCCAATAGCAATGGCCTCCGGCAGGATCAACCGGAATGTAATTCCTTCGAGCCTGATTCCCGGCTCGAAGGGGGTGTTGGCGGGTGTCAATCTCGTCGAAGACGAGGGTTGACACACCATTGCATTGGTCTGTGTGGTGTCCGGGCCACCCAACGGCTTGGATGACACCGAACGACCACGGCTCACATCAGATCACCGCTTACGCCGGAGCGCAGGGGGCGTGATCCTCATCCTTCGCGGACCTGAACGTACCGGGCGACGGGTCATAAACCCATCGGAACGGTACGGGTCCAGCGAAACCGGGCCGGGTTGAACGGCCCGAGTCCGCGATGCGTTCTTCGCATTTCTTCGAATGCCCGGGTTGTACTTAACCCCGTCGAACTACCGGCGCCACGTCATGCGATTTCATGCCGGGAGAAACGGGACAACTGACCGGATCGAGTCGAACCGGAGACGAGCCTACCCGGGATGGTATCTCTGTCGGGACAGGGTGATCAACTCCGTGACGTTCCGGTCGGTCGACAGCGAAAACAAGAGATCGGGACCGGGGCGCCCGAGGACTACTCGTCGTCGAGATACTCGATGCCCTGCTTCGAGACGTTCGCCTTGGTGATGTCGTCGAGGTCGTTGAGCCAGAAGTCGTCGTCCGCGTCGTCGACCTCAGGAGCGCCGTCCTTCCAGGCCCACCCCTCGTACTCGTGGACCTTCTGGGTCCCCTTCTCCCGAAGACGGAGCGTCGTTCGCTCCGCCTCCTCCTCGGAGGGTGCCGGCTCGAGGGTTCGAGCCGCTTTGAGCGCCGCCTGACGCGGCATGTTTCCCGAGAACTCGCTCGGTTCCGATCCGTCTTCCTCTCGCAGGGCAAAGTTTCGCTTACCGTCTTCACGTACCATGGTTTTGCCTCCGTGTGACTCCAGCACACAGTGTGTAATAAATATATCGGGGAAATGAAAGCTGTGCGCCACAACTTTTATATATCACCTCGGTAGCGGCTGGCGATTTAGGCCATCAAAGCGGGAGCAAAACGGTCGATCTGCGGCGATTCGCGGAGCGTTCAGCGCGCGCGACACGTCGATTCGAAGTTCGCGTGTCGATTCCGACCCCCGAGCCACCGGCGGATCGGACTCGTATTCTCGGTTTTCGTACGCACGCGCGATCAGCCGGAGCCCGAGTACGCGTAAACAACACTTATGTGTCTGCTATGGCGAAGGGCGACAAGCACACCCGCGATGGTCCGCAAAAAGAAGCTCAGCCCCAGTGGCGCCAAGGACGACGACGGGGAGTACCACAACGTCCACGTGAACCTCCACGAAGACGAACTCGCCGTCGCCGGCATGGAGATCGGCGACGAGGTGTTCGTTCGAGTCCGAGACGGGAAGATAATCATCCAGAAGGCGGACGCCAACCCGGAGCAGCTCGAACACGACTTCTGACGCGGACCGCGGGAGTCCCACGTATTTTCGACGCCGAGCGACCGCCGCGCGGGCCGCGGTCGGCGGATTGATTGTCGCTCGTGACGAGTCCCACACGATGGGCGCGTACGACCTGTTGAAACCAGCACTGTTCCGGCTGCCGCCGGAGACCGCGCACCGACTGATCCACCGACTGCTCGGCGGCGTCCAGGGGACGCCCGTCGCTGACGCGCTCGCCGAGCGGTACGCGGTCGACGACGAGCGGCTCGCGGTCGAGGCGTTCGAGTCGGCGTTCCCGAACCCCGTGGGCGTCGCGGCCGGGTTCGACAAGAACGCGCACGTGCCGCGGGCGCTGGCGTCGCTCGGGTTCGGGCACGTCGAAGTGGGCGGCGTCACCGCCGAGCGACAGCCCGGAAACCCGCGTCCGCGACTGTTCCGACTGAAGGAGGACAAGGCGCTCGTCAACCGGATGGGGTTCAACAACGAGGGCGCCGACCGGGTGGGCGAACGGCTCGACCGCGACCCACTCCCCGAGGTGCCGGTGGGGATCAACATCGGGAAGTCGAAGTCGACGCCGCTGGCCGAGGCCCCCGACGACTACCTGTACACGTACGAGCGCGTCGCGGACGCGGGCGACTACTTCGTCGTCAACGTCTCCAGCCCGAACACCCCGGGCCTCCGCGAGCTCCAGAACCGCGAGGCCTTAGAGCGCATCCTCGGGACGCTCGCCGACGCCGGCGCGGATCCGCTGCTCGTGAAGCTCTCGCCGGACCTCCCGGAGCCGGCGGTCGAGGACGCGCTCGGCGTCGTCGACGACCTCGACCTCGACGGGGTCATCGCGACCAACACGACGACCTCCCGACCGGACTCGCTGCGGAGCCACAGCCGGGCCGAGCGCGGCGGCCTCTCGGGGAAGCCGATCGAGTCGCTCGCCACGGAGCGAGTCCGGTTCGTCGCGGCGCGAACGGACGTGCCGGTGATCGGCGTGGGCGGGGTCACCGACGCGGCGGGCGCCTACGAGAAGATACGGGCGGGCGCCTCGCTCGTCCAGCTGTACACGGGGCTCGTCTACGAGGGGCCGGGACTCGCGCGCGACATCAACGAGGGGCTCCTCGAACTGCTCGAACGGGACGGCTTCGACTCGGTCGACGAGGCCGTCGGCGCGGACCTGTGACCGAGTCAGAAAGCGGAAAATCGGAGTCTACGCGTCGTTTCGGACGATGACGACGACGTCGTCCGCCTGAAGCAGCTCGCCCTCGCCCCGATACTGCCGCTCCTCCTCGACCGCGAACTCGTCGCCGACGAGCGTGACGCCCGCGACGTGAAGCTCGTCGCCGTCGATCTCGTACTCCCCCTGCGCGAGGGCGGCCTCGATGTCGCCGACCTGGTCGCCGTACTTCGGGCCGACCGTGGCGTAGTCGAGGTCGATCCCCGTGACCACCGTCTCGACGGGCGCGTCGCCGTCGGGGTGGACCGCGAGGTCGTCGACGTGCATCACGCCGGTGATGTCGTCCTCGAACCCGCGCACGTCGGCGTACACCTCCACCGCGTCGAGCGCGGCGGTGAGCGGGAGCTGGTTCTCGCTCTTGTACTTCCGGAGGGCGCCGACGACGGCCGTGGCGGCGGTCCCGGCGTCGCGGTCGGCCTCGACGCCCAGCGGCTCGGGCCAGTCCGCGAGGTGGATCGAGTCGCCCGCGCCGTCTGCGAGGGCGGTCCCGGCGGTCGCGTCGGCGTCCGCGGCGGTCGCATCGGAACCCGCGGCGGCCACGTCCGCGACGGCGTCCGCGTACATGTCGTGCCACAGCTCCTCGGTGACGTGCGCGAGGAGGGGCGCGAACAGCTTCAGGAACCGGCGGTGCGCGGTCCGGAGCGTGTACGCGGCCGGGTCGTCCTCGCGCTGTTTGGCGATCTCGAGGTAGTCGTCGCAGAACGTGTTCCAGAAGAAGCTCCGGAGCTCGTCGCGCGCCTTCGAGAACGCGCGGTCGTCGAGCAGCTCTGTGAGCCGCTCGACCTCGGCGTCGAGCTCGGCGAGCAGCCACCGGTCGAGCTCGCGGAGTCCCCCCTCGGGCTCGGCCGGGAACGGTTCCGGCGCGAGCGACTCGACGAGCTTCGAGGCGTTCCACAGCTTCCGGATCAGCTTCTCGCCCGCGCGGAGGTCCTTCTCCTTGAACGGGAAGTCGTCGCCGACGGCGGTGCCGGCCGCCCAGTAGCGCGTGGCGTCGACCGGGAACTCCTCGAGGACTTCCTCCGGCTCGACGACGTTGCCGACGGACTTCGACATCTTCTCGCGGTTCTCGTCGAGGACGTGCCCGTTGATCATCGTCTCCTCGAACGGGACCTCCCCGGTGTGCTCGTAACACTTGACGAGGGTGTGGAACAGCCAGAAGCTGATGATGTCGTGGCCCTGCGGTCGGAGGTCGAACCGGTACAGCTCCGGGCGCTCCATCGTGAACTCCTCGGCCTCCTCGTCCCAGTCCCAGCCGGCGTTGATCAGCGGGGTGAGGCTGGAGGTGGCCCACGTGTCGAGCACGTCGTCCTCGGGCTCGAACCCGTCGTGCCCGCACTCGGGACACGCGTCGACCGGCGGGTCGTCCGAGAGCGGGTCGACGGGCAGGTCGGCCTTCTCGGCGATGACCTCCTCGCCGCAGTCGTCGCAGTACCACACAGGGAACGGGATGCCCGAGGAGCGCTGGCGGGAGATGAGCCAGTCCCACTGGAGCCCCTCGACCCAGTGCTCGTACCGGGTGAACATCTTCTCGGGGGACCACTCCATCTTCCGGCCGATCTCGAGGTACTCGTCCGTCTTGTCGAGCATCTCGACGTACCACTGCTCGGTGACGAGGAACTCGACGCTCGTCCCGCAGCGCTCGTGGACGTTGACGGTGTGGGTGATGTCGCGGCGGTCTAAGAGCGCGCCCGCCTCGTCGAGGTCCTCGACGATGGCCTCGCCGGCCTCGTCGGCGTGGAGCCCCTCGTACCCCTCGGCGACGTCGGTCATGTGGCCGGACTCGTCGATGGCGACCCGGAGGTCGAGGTCGTGGACCTGGTACCACTCGATGTCGTTTTTGTCGCCGAACGTACAGCACATCACGATGCCCGAGCCCGTCTCCCTGTCGACGCGCTCGTCCGCGATGATGGGCACCTCGTGGCCGAACAGCGGGACCTCGGCGGACTCCCCGACGAGGTCCTGGTTCTCGTCGTCGTCCGGGTGGACGAAGACGGCGACGCAGGCCGGGAGAAGTTCCGGGCGCGTCGTCGAGATGACGAACTCCTCGGGGTCGTCGCCGTCGCCGTCGTCGCCGCTCCCGGCGACGGTGAAGGCGATGTCGTTGAAGTGGCTGCCCTGCTCGTCGTCCTCGGTCTCGACCTGCGAGATGGCGGTCTCGCACTCGGGGCACCAGATCGCGGGCGCCTTCTCGCGGTACTCGCGGCCCTGGTCGTAGAGGTCGACGAAGGAGAGCTGGGAGACGCGCTGGACGCGCGGCTCGATCGTCTGGTAGGTGTGGTCCCAGTCGACGGACACCCCGAGCGACTGGACGTTCTCGGTGAACTGCTCCTCGTAGTTCGCGCACACCTCCCGGCACTTCCGTTGGAACTCGCGCCGCTCGAATTCCTGATGGCGGACCCCGAGCTCGTCCTCCGTCAGGCGCTCGGAGGCGATGCCGTTGTCGTCGTAGCCGAACGGGAAGAACGTCTCCCCGCCGTTCATGCGCTCGAAGCGCGCGACGAAGTCCTGGAGGGTGAACCCGTACAGGTGGCCCATGTGGAGGCTCCCCGATACCGTCGGCGGGGGCGTGTCGATGGAGAAGACGGTGTTCGGATCGACCGGGTCGTCGGCGGAGTAGGCGTACGTCTCCTCGTCGACCCAGCGCCGCTGCCAGCGCGGCTCGACGGCGTCGGGGTCGTACTCACCACTGGGCATTTCGGTCACACGTTCCGCCGGTTCCCCCTTAACGGACTCGGTTGTGTGGGGCGGCTTTGCGCGGTCGAGCGCGGAGGCGTGCGCGAATGAGCGCAGCCGCGCGGTCAGACCGTGTCGTCGAGGTCGTGTTCGGCCGCCATCTTCGACGCCTCGGACGCGAACCGCTCGACCTCGTCCGCCGGGCTCTCGCCCAGCGCGCTCTCGTCGACCTCGCGGCCCGCGGTGATCCCGTCGCCCGTGACGAGCCGCTGCTCGGCCAGCTCCTTCGTGTGCATCCGCTCGCCGTCCTCCGTGGCGTAGGTGAGCCGCACGAGCCCCTTCGAGTCGAACTGCCGGTCGACGAGCCAGACGGTGGGCATGGGCGAGGATCGGTCCCTGCGAGATTTAAAAAGGGCGGTCGACGCGTGCGAGACCGGTAGTACGTCTCGCGATTGACTGACAAACCGAATGCGGTGGCGCGTGCCTGCGAGCGGCCGGAGCGAAGCGGAGGCCGTGAGTCGCACGCGCGAGGGACGCGGTGAGTGAGGGGCGACCGGAGGGAGCCCCGAGCGAGCCGCGAGGCTGGGGAGGCGTGAGGTGCGGTGTGGGGCGGGACTCAAAGGGGCGGTCGGGAGGCGGGCACAGGCGTTCACGAGAGCAAAGCTCTCGTGAGCCAATCAGAACGCTTTGCGTTCTGATGACGACGCAAGCACCGCAGGGAGCGAGCAGCGCGAGCGACTGAGGAGCGCAGCGAGCGTGTGCCCGCCTCCCGGCCGGGGCTTTGGGGCGGTTCTCCGGTGGTCTGTCGGCGAGTCTAAATCGACCAGACTCTCACACCTCTCGTCGCCACGGCTTTGTATCGGCTCGCCGAACCGGTGGTCATGTACGTCGAGTTCGACCGCGACACCTGCGTCGGGATGTACCAGTGCGTCGCCGAGTGGGACGCCTTCGAGAAGAACCTGAACGACGGGAAGGCCGATTTAAAAGGGAGCGAGGAGGAAGAAGACGACCTGTTCGTCGTCGAGGTGCCCGACGGCGAGGAGTTCGACGCGAAGTTCGCGGCGCGCGTCTGCCCGGTCGACGCCATCGAAGTGTACGACGACGACGGCGAACAGGTGGTGTAGACGGATCGTGACGATTGGGGTTCCGTTTATAAATAGCCGTCTGCGGGCCGAACGAGAACGCCATCAAAGCCCCAGCCGTGAGGGCTCGCGCGCCTCGCTGCGCGCCTCGTTCAGTCGCTAACGCTCCTTCACTGCGGTGCTTGCGTCGTCGGGCTTCGCCCTCACGGCTGCCCCTTTGAGTCCCGCCCCACACCGCACCTCACGCCTCCCCAGCCTCGTCAGTCGCCCTCGCTTCGCTTCGGGCGACTGACTCCCTCGCACGCGCTGCTTCGCGGCCTCCGCTTCGCTCCGGCCGCTCGCAGGCGCGCGCCGTGCAGGATAATTCACCAAGCACGTCGGTTCCGGTCCAGTTCTACTTATAAATGATCGGCCACGTCCTCGGCGAAGTACGTGACGATGAGGTCCGCGCCCGCGCGCTTGAGCGCGGTGAGCGACTCCAGCGCGGTCGCCTCCAGGTCGAGCCACCCCTTCTCCGCGGCGGCGTGGAGCATCGCGTACTCGCCGGAGACGTTGTACGCGGCGATGGGACGGTCGAACTCCCGTCGCAGGTCGCCGACGACGTCGAGGTACGGCAGCCCGGGCTTCACCATCAGCACGTC of Halorubrum trapanicum contains these proteins:
- a CDS encoding non-histone chromosomal MC1 family protein; translated protein: MVREDGKRNFALREEDGSEPSEFSGNMPRQAALKAARTLEPAPSEEEAERTTLRLREKGTQKVHEYEGWAWKDGAPEVDDADDDFWLNDLDDITKANVSKQGIEYLDDE
- a CDS encoding quinone-dependent dihydroorotate dehydrogenase, with product MGAYDLLKPALFRLPPETAHRLIHRLLGGVQGTPVADALAERYAVDDERLAVEAFESAFPNPVGVAAGFDKNAHVPRALASLGFGHVEVGGVTAERQPGNPRPRLFRLKEDKALVNRMGFNNEGADRVGERLDRDPLPEVPVGINIGKSKSTPLAEAPDDYLYTYERVADAGDYFVVNVSSPNTPGLRELQNREALERILGTLADAGADPLLVKLSPDLPEPAVEDALGVVDDLDLDGVIATNTTTSRPDSLRSHSRAERGGLSGKPIESLATERVRFVAARTDVPVIGVGGVTDAAGAYEKIRAGASLVQLYTGLVYEGPGLARDINEGLLELLERDGFDSVDEAVGADL
- a CDS encoding valine--tRNA ligase — encoded protein: MPSGEYDPDAVEPRWQRRWVDEETYAYSADDPVDPNTVFSIDTPPPTVSGSLHMGHLYGFTLQDFVARFERMNGGETFFPFGYDDNGIASERLTEDELGVRHQEFERREFQRKCREVCANYEEQFTENVQSLGVSVDWDHTYQTIEPRVQRVSQLSFVDLYDQGREYREKAPAIWCPECETAISQVETEDDEQGSHFNDIAFTVAGSGDDGDGDDPEEFVISTTRPELLPACVAVFVHPDDDENQDLVGESAEVPLFGHEVPIIADERVDRETGSGIVMCCTFGDKNDIEWYQVHDLDLRVAIDESGHMTDVAEGYEGLHADEAGEAIVEDLDEAGALLDRRDITHTVNVHERCGTSVEFLVTEQWYVEMLDKTDEYLEIGRKMEWSPEKMFTRYEHWVEGLQWDWLISRQRSSGIPFPVWYCDDCGEEVIAEKADLPVDPLSDDPPVDACPECGHDGFEPEDDVLDTWATSSLTPLINAGWDWDEEAEEFTMERPELYRFDLRPQGHDIISFWLFHTLVKCYEHTGEVPFEETMINGHVLDENREKMSKSVGNVVEPEEVLEEFPVDATRYWAAGTAVGDDFPFKEKDLRAGEKLIRKLWNASKLVESLAPEPFPAEPEGGLRELDRWLLAELDAEVERLTELLDDRAFSKARDELRSFFWNTFCDDYLEIAKQREDDPAAYTLRTAHRRFLKLFAPLLAHVTEELWHDMYADAVADVAAAGSDATAADADATAGTALADGAGDSIHLADWPEPLGVEADRDAGTAATAVVGALRKYKSENQLPLTAALDAVEVYADVRGFEDDITGVMHVDDLAVHPDGDAPVETVVTGIDLDYATVGPKYGDQVGDIEAALAQGEYEIDGDELHVAGVTLVGDEFAVEEERQYRGEGELLQADDVVVIVRNDA
- a CDS encoding ferredoxin, whose product is MYVEFDRDTCVGMYQCVAEWDAFEKNLNDGKADLKGSEEEEDDLFVVEVPDGEEFDAKFAARVCPVDAIEVYDDDGEQVV